A segment of the Streptomyces sp. NBC_00376 genome:
CCGGTGTCCTCATTTTCTTCTTCCTGTTCGTACACGTCCTGGACACCGCTCTCGTCCGCGTCTCCCCCGAGGCCTACGACGACGTCGTGGCCACGTACAAGACGCCGATCGTCGCGCTCCTCGAATACGGCCTGGTGGCCGCGATTCTCTTCCACGCGCTGAACGGTCTCCGGATCGTCGCCGTGGACTTCTGGGCCAAGGGCCCGCGCTACCAGAAGCAGATGCTCTGGTCGGTCGTGGGCATCTGGGTCGTGCTGATGGTCGGGGCGCTGTACCCGGTCCTCGGCCACG
Coding sequences within it:
- the sdhC gene encoding succinate dehydrogenase, cytochrome b556 subunit, encoding MPAGTLYRGREGMWSWVAHRVTGVLIFFFLFVHVLDTALVRVSPEAYDDVVATYKTPIVALLEYGLVAAILFHALNGLRIVAVDFWAKGPRYQKQMLWSVVGIWVVLMVGALYPVLGHAVREVFGS